The following coding sequences lie in one Oncorhynchus kisutch isolate 150728-3 linkage group LG3, Okis_V2, whole genome shotgun sequence genomic window:
- the ogfod2 gene encoding 2-oxoglutarate and iron-dependent oxygenase domain-containing protein 2 isoform X1, whose translation MQHDKDSKATFYTCSCFSTDNIFLEEFKLHVRFLSEHQFRSDYQAVLRNLGCSTDTEFKDILEKIEKEVERRRSLGVKSAERAAAIKGIYKPLHDHVYLLHESYMAPEFKQMVDYCRSDEASKEGLLSLMQTEAAARVFRFPVFKKIFCDELIEEMEHFEQSRSPKGRPNTMNNYGILLNELGFDEGFIIPLREQYLQPLTSLLYHDCGGCYLDSHKAFMVKYDMHEDLDISYHYDNAEVTLNVSLGKEFTEGNLYFGDMRQVPLSETACTEVEHKVTEGILHRGQHMHGALPISSGQRWNLIVWMRASQERNKLCPMCNKMPTLVEGEGFADGFTSDIGMSLLQNV comes from the exons ATGCAACACGACAAGGATTCCAAGGCAACATTttacacttgtagttgttttagCACTGACAATATTTTCCTCGAGGAGTTCAAACTTCATGTCAGATTTCTATCCGAGCACCAGTTTAGATCTGATTATCAAGCG GTGTTAAGAAATCTTGGCTGCTCCACTGACACAGAATTCAAGGACATCCTGGAAAAG ATTGAGAAAGAAGTTGAAAGGCGCAGGAGCCTTGGTGTGAAGTCAGCTGAGAGAGCTGCAGCCATTAAGGGGATTTATAAACCACTCCATGACCATGTCTACCTTCTCCAT GAGTCCTATATGGCACCAGAGTTTAAACAGATGGTGGATTATTGTCGAAGTGATGAGGCCAGTAAAGAGGGACTGTTGAGTTTAATGCAGACAGAAGCAG CGGCAAGGGTATTCCGCTTTCCTGTGTTCAAGAAAATCTTCTGTGATGAGCTGATAGAAGAGATGGAACACTTTGAACAATCTAGATCGCCCAAGGGCAGACCGAATACCATGAATAACTATGGG ATCCTCCTGAACGAGTTAGGGTTTGACGAAGGCTTCATCATCCCTCTCCGTGAGCAGTATCTGCAGCCTCTCACATCTCTGCTCTACCATGACTGTGGGGGATGCTACCTGGACAGCCACAAGGCCTTCATGGTGAAATATGACATGCATGAAGACTTGGACATCAGCTACCACTACGACAACGCAGAGGTCACTCTCAACGTGTCTCTGGGGAAAGAGTTCACGGAGGGGAATCTCTACTTTGGTGACATGAGACAG GTGCCTCTGAGTGAGACAGCATGTACAGAGGTAGAGCACAAAGTGACAGAGGGTATCCTCCACAGAGGACAACACATGCATGGTGCCCTGCCCATCTCCTCTGGGCAGCGCTGGAACCTCATTGTCTGGATGAGAGCCTCACAGGAGAGGAACAAACTGTGCCCCATGTGCAACAAGATGCCCACCCTGGTCGAAGGAGAGGGTTTCGCAGACGGCTTCACGAGTGACATAGGGATGTCTCTTCTACAGAATGTATAA
- the ogfod2 gene encoding 2-oxoglutarate and iron-dependent oxygenase domain-containing protein 2 isoform X2, with the protein MAPEFKQMVDYCRSDEASKEGLLSLMQTEAAARVFRFPVFKKIFCDELIEEMEHFEQSRSPKGRPNTMNNYGILLNELGFDEGFIIPLREQYLQPLTSLLYHDCGGCYLDSHKAFMVKYDMHEDLDISYHYDNAEVTLNVSLGKEFTEGNLYFGDMRQVPLSETACTEVEHKVTEGILHRGQHMHGALPISSGQRWNLIVWMRASQERNKLCPMCNKMPTLVEGEGFADGFTSDIGMSLLQNV; encoded by the exons ATGGCACCAGAGTTTAAACAGATGGTGGATTATTGTCGAAGTGATGAGGCCAGTAAAGAGGGACTGTTGAGTTTAATGCAGACAGAAGCAG CGGCAAGGGTATTCCGCTTTCCTGTGTTCAAGAAAATCTTCTGTGATGAGCTGATAGAAGAGATGGAACACTTTGAACAATCTAGATCGCCCAAGGGCAGACCGAATACCATGAATAACTATGGG ATCCTCCTGAACGAGTTAGGGTTTGACGAAGGCTTCATCATCCCTCTCCGTGAGCAGTATCTGCAGCCTCTCACATCTCTGCTCTACCATGACTGTGGGGGATGCTACCTGGACAGCCACAAGGCCTTCATGGTGAAATATGACATGCATGAAGACTTGGACATCAGCTACCACTACGACAACGCAGAGGTCACTCTCAACGTGTCTCTGGGGAAAGAGTTCACGGAGGGGAATCTCTACTTTGGTGACATGAGACAG GTGCCTCTGAGTGAGACAGCATGTACAGAGGTAGAGCACAAAGTGACAGAGGGTATCCTCCACAGAGGACAACACATGCATGGTGCCCTGCCCATCTCCTCTGGGCAGCGCTGGAACCTCATTGTCTGGATGAGAGCCTCACAGGAGAGGAACAAACTGTGCCCCATGTGCAACAAGATGCCCACCCTGGTCGAAGGAGAGGGTTTCGCAGACGGCTTCACGAGTGACATAGGGATGTCTCTTCTACAGAATGTATAA
- the abcb9 gene encoding ABC-type oligopeptide transporter ABCB9, whose protein sequence is MGVIVVVSCILLFILVDVIVTTVLYLHGCQTAIFTEDVQNFDILHSVLDLWGTMLVRVCLLLGASIGVLWNRVDGPCRVSALGTLTLLICLTVSTYALAKLLMLSEQGDLAHQPWFLSLFSWTCVSVLGTVLLWRLLGRAPNIVTDGEGDGGGNVCEETERLVEAAGENGIEEVEEQQKHGEKKRSRASRKGTEDQKNSGATLGRLLSYCSKYAGLLSVAFLFLLISAVCEAFIPYYTGQAIDGIVIHKSMEYFTKPLITLTVLALVSSIAIGVRGGLFNLTFARLNLRLRNLLFRSLMRQEVGFFDSNHTGDITSRLTSDTTQVSDLISQNVNMFLRSMVKGIGFFIFMFGMSWKLTLVTIMGFPFIAVISNVYGEYYKRLTKEVQTALAQANQVAEETVSSMKTVRSFANEEQEADSYYGRLHVMFQLNKKQALAYALYMWSSCISELVLQVAILFYGGHLVITEQMSGGTLISFVIYELELGECLESIASVYTGLMQGVGAAEKVFEYIDREPKHQHDGKEVPDTCKGLVEFKDVTFSYPTRPETDILKSVSFTLRPGEVTALVGPSGSGKSSCVGLLENFYAPQQGQVLLDGRPVHTYQHGFLHSRVALVGQEPVLFARSVEQNITYGLTDIPMEAVVQAATKANAHDFITGLTNGYNTGVGEKGTQLSGGQKQRVAIARALIRNPHVLILDEATSALDAESEHVVQQALNNIMRQHTVLVIAHRLSTVERADNIIVINRGCVVEQGPHSQLMAKGGLYCKLVQRQVLGIETGAVLNPPEVDI, encoded by the exons ATGGGGGTCATAGTAGTGGTGAGCTGTATCTTGTTATTTATCCTGGTGGATGTTATTGTCACCACTGTCCTCTACTTACATGGTTGCCAGACTGCAATATTCACAGAGGATGTGCAGAACTTTGACATTCTCCACTCCGTCCTGGACCTCTGGGGGACTATGCTGGTCAGAGTCTGCCTTCTGCTTGGGGCCTCCATAGGGGTGTTATGGAACAGAGTGGACGGCCCATGCAGGGTCTCTGCCCTGGGGACCCTGACTCTCCTAATCTGCCTGACCGTCAGCACCTACGCCTTAGCTAAGCTCCTGATGCTCTCAGAGCAGGGCGATCTGGCTCACCAACCCTGGTTCCTCAGTCTGTTTTCCTGGACCTGTGTGTCAGTGCTAGGGACCGTGCTCCTCTGGAGGCTCCTGGGAAGGGCTCCTAACATTGTGACTGAcggagagggagatggtggaggaaATGTCTGTGAGGAGACTGAGAGGCTAGTGGAGGCAGCAGGAGAGAATGGCattgaggaggtggaggagcagcagaagcatggggagaagaagaggagtagGGCGAGCAGGAAAGGAACAGAGGACCAGAAGAACTCAGGGGCCACACTGGGGCGTCTGCTGTCCTACTGCAGTAAATACGCTGGGCTGCTCTCTGtagccttcctcttcctcctcatctctgcTGTGT GTGAGGCCTTCATCCCCTACTACACTGGGCAGGCTATAGATGGCATTGTTATTCACAAGAGTATGGAGTACTTCACCAAGCCCCTGATCACTCTCACAGTGTTGGCCTTAGTCAG CTCTATAGCTATTGGAGTACGAGGTGGCCTCTTTAATCTAACCTTTGCCAGACTGAATCTTCGCCTGCGGAATCTTCTCTTCAGATCTCTGATGCGTCAGGAGGTGGGCTTCTTTGACTCTAACCACACAG GTGACATCACCTCTCGCCTGACCTCTGACACTACTCAAGTGAGTGACCTGATCTCTCAAAATGTCAACATGTTCCTGAGGAGTATGGTTAAGGGCATAGGGTTCTTCATCTTCATGTTCGGGATGTCCTGGAAGCTGACTCTGGTCACCATCATGGGATTCCCCTTCATCGCAGTCATCTCCAATGTGTATGGGGAGTACTACAAG AGATTGACCAAAGAGGTCCAGACTGCCCTGGCTCAGGCTAACCAGGTGGCCGAGGAAACTGTTTCATCCATGAAGACGGTGCGCAGCTTTGCCAATGAGGAACAGGAGGCTGATTCCTACTACGGCAGGCTGCATGTCATGTTTCAACTGAACAAGAAGCAAGCGTTGGCCTACGCCCTCTACATGTGGTCCAGTTGT ATCTCAGAACTTGTTCTTCAAGTGGCAATCCTCTTCTACGGCGGTCACCTGGTCATTACTGAGCAGATGAGTGGAGGCACCCTGATATCTTTCGTCATATATGAGCTGGAGCTGGGAGAGTGCCTGGAG AGCATAGCATCGGTCTACACAGGTCTCATGCAGGGAGTGGGAGCAGCTGAGAAGGTGTTTGAGTATATCGACAGGGAGCCCAAACACCAACATGATGGGAAAGAGGTCCCCGACACCTGCAAAGGACTGGTCGAGTTTAAAGATGTCACGTTTTCCTACCCAACACGGCCCGAAACAGACATTCTAAAG aGTGTATCCTTCACCTTGCGGCCTGGAGAGGTGACAGCCTTGGTTGGACCATCTGGCAGTGGAAAGAGCTCCTGTGTGGGCCTCTTAGAGAACTTCTACGCCCCACAACAAGGCCAGGTGCTGCTGGACGGCCGGCCGGTGCACACCTACCAGCATGGCTTCCTCCACTCGCGG gtAGCACTAGTGGGCCAGGAGCCTGTCCTGTTCGCCCGTTCTGTAGAGCAGAACATAACCTATGGACTGACTGACATCCCTATGGAGGCTGTGGTGCAGGCTGCCACCAAGGCAAACGCACACGACTTCATCACCGGTCTAACCAACGGCTATAACACAG GAGTGGGTGAGAAGGGCACCCAGTTGTCAGGGGGGCAGAAGCAGCGGGTGGCCATCGCACGGGCACTCATCCGCAACCCACATGTTCTCATCCTGGACGAGGCCACCAGTGCACTGGATGCAGAGAGCGAACATGTT